One Primulina huaijiensis isolate GDHJ02 chromosome 5, ASM1229523v2, whole genome shotgun sequence DNA segment encodes these proteins:
- the LOC140976632 gene encoding sugar transporter ERD6-like 6 — MSSEIAAEDGLRKPLLHTGSWYRMAGMGSRQSSIMGSSLQIIRESISIFLCVSIVALGPIQFGFTCGYSNPTQSDIIKDLGLTISEFSIFGSLANVGAMVGAIASGQIAEYIGRKGSLMIASIPNIIGWLAISFAKDTSFLFMGRLLAGFGVGIISYTVPVYIAEIAPQNMRGSLGAVNQLSITIGIMLVYLLGLFLPWRMLAVFGTLPCLILMPGLFFIPESPRWLAKMGMIEDFETSLQVVRGFETDISAEVNEIKRSVASSSKRTAIKFSEFKRKRYWYPLMVGIGLLMLQQLSGINGVLFYSSSIFLSAGISSGKAATFGIGTIQVIVTGIATTLVDKAGRRILLLISSSLMTASSLLVAVAFFLKDILPEKSHSVLEVLALVGLVILVVGFSVGLGAIPWVIMSEILPVSIKSLAGSVATLANWLSATIVTLTANMLLTWSSGGTFTIYALISAFTVAFIALWVPETKGKTLEEIQWSFR; from the exons ATGAGTTCAGAAATCGCCGCCGAGGATGGGCTACGAAAGCCTTTGTTGCATACGGGGAGCTGGTACCGCATGGCGGGAATGGGCTCCCGGCAGTCCAGCATCATGGGGTCGTCTCTTCAGATTATACGCGAGTCCATCTCCATCTTTCTCTGTGTTTCCATCGTTGCACTCGGCCCGATTCAATTCGGTTTTACA TGCGGATACTCTAATCCAACTCAAAGCGACATCATTAAAGATCTTGGCCTCACCATTTCTGAG TTTTCAATATTTGGTTCTTTAGCAAATGTTGGAGCAATGGTAGGAGCAATAGCAAGTGGCCAGATTGCAGAATATATTGGAAGAAAAGGG TCACTGATGATTGCTTCAATCCCCAATATTATTGGCTGGCTTGCTATTTCGTTTGCGAAA GATACGTCATTCCTGTTTATGGGAAGGTTATTGGCAGGCTTTGGCGTTGGAATAATTTCTTACACG GTGCCGGTATACATAGCCGAGATAGCGCCTCAAAATATGAGAGGAAGTCTTGGAGCTGTAAATCAG CTTTCAATAACAATTGGAATAATGCTGGTTTATTTGTTGGGGCTTTTTCTTCCGTGGAGAATGCTCGCTGTTTTTG GAACTCTACCGTGCTTGATCTTGATGCCTGGACTCTTTTTTATACCAGAGTCTCCTCGTTGGTTG GCTAAAATGGGCATGATTGAAGATTTTGAAACTTCTCTGCAAGTTGTACGGGGATTTGAAACAGATATCTCCGCTGAAGTAAATGAGATCAAG AGATCCGTGGCTTCATCAAGCAAGAGAACTGCTATCAAGTTTTCGGAGTTCAAAAGAAAACGCTATTGGTATCCTTTGATG GTGGGAATTGGACTCCTAATGCTTCAGCAACTCAGTGGTATAAACGGTGTCCTTTTCTATTCAAGTAGCATATTTCTGTCTGCAG GAATTTCATCAGGCAAAGCTGCAACATTTGGTATTGGAACCATTCAG GTTATTGTCACCGGAATTGCAACTACTTTAGTTGACAAAGCTGGTCGCCGAATTCTTCTTCTT ATATCCTCATCACTAATGACTGCAAGTAGCCTCCTAGTTGCAGTTGCATTCTTTTTAAAG GATATTTTACCCGAAAAATCTCATTCCGTGTTGGAAGTCTTAGCACTAGTTGGGCTCGTG ATTTTGGTGGTTGGTTTCTCTGTAGGACTTGGAGCTATACCTTGGGTTATAATGTCCGAG ATTCTTCCTGTGAGCATTAAAAGTCTGGCTGGTAGCGTAGCAACGCTGGCTAATTGGTTGTCAGCTACGATTGTAACATTGACAGCTAACATGCTCTTAACTTGGAGCAGTGGAG GGACTTTCACCATTTATGCACTGATATCAGCTTTCACCGTAGCATTCATTGCTCTGTGGGTTCCAgaaaccaaagggaaaactcTAGAAGAAATTCAATGGTCTTTCAGATGA